From the Burkholderia cenocepacia genome, the window GCGCTACGTGCCGCGCTGTCGTTCTGATGTTCCGATTCGGGAGCTGTCGATGAATCCGCTTGCTTCAACGCAAACCGCGCCCTGCATGCGTGCCGCCCGACAGGCCGGCGCGAGCCAGGGCACCGTGCTGCTGCTCGGCAGTAGTCTCACCGTGATGGGCGCGGTGATGATCGCGCCAGTCCTGCCGAAACTCGCGGCCGAATTCGTGCCGGCCGACCCGCGGCTGGCCGCGCTCGTCCCGCTCGTCGCGACGGGCCCCGCCCTCGCAATCGCGCTGTGTGCGCCGCTCGCCGGCTGGCTGGCCGATCGCGTCGGACGCAAGATGCTGCTGTTGCTCGCGACGCTCGTGTACGGGCTCGTCGGCGCGGCGCCGGCGTGGCTCGACAGCCTCACCGCGATCCTCGTCTGCCGGTTCGCGCTCGGCGCAGCGGAAGCCTGCGTGATGACCTGCTGCACGACGTTGATCGGCGACTATTGGCGCGGCGAACAACGGGTGCGCTACGTGAACCGGCAGGTCGTCACGATCGGTATCGTCGGCACGGCTTTTTTCGTGCTCGGCGGTGCGGCCGGCGAGCACGCGTGGCGCTATCCGTTCTATCTGTACCTGTTGCCGATCCTGCTCGTGCCGGCAATTGCGACCGTACTGTGGGAGCCGCTGCGCGACGATCAGCCAGCCGAGCCAGGCGACGGCGGCGCGCCGTCGGCCGGACACCGGCTCGCGCCGACGCTCGCGGTCGGCTACGGGCTGATCTGCATCGGCATGATCAGTTCGTTCGTGGTGCCCGTGCAGATGCCGCAGCTGATGATCGACATCGGTCAGCGATCGTCGACGATGATCGGCGCGGTCGCGGGCACCGGCCTGCTGTCGACGCTCGCCGGCTCGATCGCGTGGCCATGGTTGCGCGACGCGATCGGCCGCCGCTTCGTCAACGTCGTGCTACTTGCGCTGCTCGCGGTGGGGCTGACGCTGCTGGCCCGCGCGCATACGGTGCCGGCCATCGTCGTGGCGGTCGTGATTCACGGCTTCGGCGGCGGCATGCTGGTGCCCAATGCCATCCTGCCGCTGATGCGCAGGCTGTCGCTCGCGATGCGTGGCCGCGGCCTGGGCGGTTTCACGGCCGCGCTCTATCTGGGCCAGTTCGTCAGCCCGCTCGTCGTGCTGGGCTGTGCTCAGGCCTTCGGCGGGCTGCGCGCGGCGGTGTTCGCGATTGCGTCGGGCACGGCCGTCACCGCGTTGTCGTGGTTGTTGCCGGCGCTTCGCCGCCGCGACGACGAATGACTCCTTCACGTTTTCCTGTTCCTGAACGATAGACCCATGAACGATTTTCAGACGCTCATCGCCACGCACGACGGCATCGCGCTCGCCGCGCTCGTCCGTGCGAAAGAAGTGAAGCCCGCCGAATTGCTGGACGCCGTGCTAGCCAGTCTCGATACGCTGAATCCCGCGCTGAATGCGGTGGCGGAACGACTCGACGACTCGGCAAGACAGGCCGCGTCGTCCGTCACCGGGCACGAAAGCGTGCTCGCCGGCGTCCCCACGCTGATCAAGGACCTGTTCATGCCGGTGCGCGGCGCACGCATGGCGAACGGATCGCTTGTGTTCGGCGATCATCGGCCGGACTTCGACGGCGAACTGGTGACGCGCCTGCGGCGCGCGGGCATACCGATCGCGGGAACGTCGTTGTCGCCGGAGCTGGGCACGTCGTATTGCACGTCGTCGGCGCGCTTCGGCACGACGCGCAACCCGTGGAATCCGCACGTCAGCGCAGGCGGTTCGAGCGGTGCGGCAGCCGCGCTCGTTGCCGCGCGCGTGCTGCCGTTCGCGCACGGCAACGACGGCGGCGGCTCGCTGCGGGTGCCCGCGTCCTGCTGCGGCGTGTTCGGCTTGAAGCCGACGCGCGGCCGAACGCCGAATGGCCCGATGATCGGCGAGGGATGGGCCGGCATGGGCATCAACCATGCGATCACGCGTTCGGTTCGCGACAGCGCCGCGCTGCTCGACCTGACCGCGGGCGCGGATACCGGTGCGCCGTATGCGGCGCCGTGCCAGCCGGACAGTTTTCTCGTGGCCACGCAGCGCGATCCCCGGCCGCTGAAAATCGCCGTGATCGAGCAGGCGCCGCCATGGCCGCTGCATCCGGCGTGCCGGGCCGCGCTGGACTATACCGTCGCGTTGCTGCGCTCGCTCGGACATGACGTCGAGCCGCTCGCCAGTCCCGTCGATTCGGCGGCGTTCTACGACCGCGTGTTTACGATCATCGGCGCACAAACGCGCGCGCTGCTCGACATGATCGGCGATCAGCGCGGCGCGCCGGTGCGCGACGACGAAATCGAGGCCCGCACCCGCATCATCGTGCGCGAAAAGGGCGGCGTGAGCGGCGCGCGATATGCGGGTGCGGTCGACTGGATCCACGCATTGGGCAGGACGTTCGGCCAGTTGATGGAGCGCTACGACGTGTTGCTGACGCCGACGCTCGCGATGCCGCCGCTGCCGCCGGCGTCGCTCGCGACGGTGGACGACGCGCAATCGTTGAGCGAAGTCATCGATCGATCGCACCGGTTTTCGCCCTTCACCGCGTGGTTCAACGCGACCGGCCAACCCGCGATGTCGGTGCCGCTTTACTGGGACGAGCAAGGTCTGCCGATCGGTAGCCATTTCGCGGCGGCATTCGGCGCGGAATCGCTGCTGTTCTCGCTCGCCGCCCAGCTCGAACGCGCCGCGCCGTGGGCCGATCGAACCCCGCCGGTGTGCGTCGGGCTGTCGGGTGCGTGACCGGTCCGGTGGCGGGCGACGGGATGCGCGGCACCGCGTTGATCGTCGCGGGCCGCGCGTGCCACGAGCATCGGCGTGCGGCGCAGCCGGTGCGCCAGCCGTGCGACGCGACGAACGGCGAACACGCTACCGCCCCACTGCGGCTGCGGCCATACCGGAATCCGTGCCAGGGCGGGCTCGACTGAACGGATGAATCCGGGCCGTCCGCGAGGACGGCCGTCGCCGTGCCCGGTCAAGCCATGCACGTTGACATCGGAACCGATCGGTCCATATAATGAATCCCACTTCAGGCACCGCATCGTTTGCGAAACCGATCAATGGCAAATCCGGCTGGCGTGGGCCGTCCGCGCGAATTCGAACTGGGCGATGCCGCGCGCGACGCGATGGAGGTTTTCTGGGATCGCGGCTATGAAGGCGCGTCCCTGCCCGACCTGATCGCCGGCACCGGCCTGTCGCGCGGCAGTCTCTACAAGGCATTCGGCGACAAGAAGGCGCTGCTGCTGGCGGCGCTCGACCTGTACATGGCCGACGGGCTCAAGGCGACCGCCGACATCCTGTCGCAACCCGGCCCCGTGAAGGACGCGATTCGCGACTCGCTGCTGCGCTACGCCCGGCTGTCCGTTGGCGAGGCCGGCCGGCGCGGCTGTCTCGCGGTCGCGATGACCACCGAGCTGGCCGCGCGCGACGCCGATGTCGCGGAACGCACCGGGCGCATGTTCCGGCGCCTGCAGCAGCTCTATGCGGGCGCGATCGTCCGCGGCCAGGCGAGCGGCGAGATCGCCGAGCAGGACGAACAGGTGCTGGCGCGTTTGCTCGTCTGCCAGGTCGAGGGCATGCGCGTGCTGGGGAAAACCGGCGTCCCCGAGCACGACATGCTCGCGCTGGTCGACCGCACGATGCGCATCCTCGACTGATATTTTTTACCCAATTTGGAACCGAATGGTTCCGTATGGAGAACCGTCCATGTCACGGAATGACCCCGTATCACCCGACCCGCGTCGCTGGGCCATGTTTTCGGTCCTGCTCGTCGGCGCGTTCCTGCCGCCGCTGGATTTCTTCATCGTCAATGTCGCGCTGCCGTCGATTCGCGCGGAACTGGGCGCCTCGTCGTCGGCCGAGCAACTCGTCATTTCGTCGTATGCGGGCCTGTACGCGGTGACGCTGATCACCGGCGGACGATTGGGCGACCTGTTCGGCCGCGGGCGCGTATTTTTCCTCGGCTTGATCGGCTTTGCGATCGCCTCGACGCTGTGCGGCCTCGCGAGTTCGCCGTGGACGCTCATCGTCGGCCGCGCGTTGCAGGGCGTGACGGCCGCGATCATGGCGCCGCAGGCGCTCGCGTCGATCCAGGCGATCTTCCCCGAATCGGAAAAGCCGCTCGCGCTCAGCCTGTACGGCGCGGTGTTCGGCCTCGCCGCCGTGGTCGGGCAGGCGCTGGGCGGGATCCTGATCTCGCTGAATCTGTTGAACCTGGGCTGGCGCACGATCTTTCTCGTCAACCTGCCGCTGGCGATTCTGGTCGTCCTGTTCGGGATTCCGCTGCTGAAGGAAACGCGTGCACAGCATGCGCGCAAGCTCGACCTCGGCGGCACCGCGCTGTCGATGCTGACGCTGGGCGCGCTGATCGTGCCGCTGATCGAAGGGCGCGAAGCGGGCTGGCCGGCATGGGCATGGGCGTCGCTGCTCGCGGTGCCGGCCCTCGCGTGGTGCTTCTGGCGCTACGAGCGCCGGCTGGGCGGCCGCGGCGGCGCACCGCTGCTCGACCCGACCGCGCTCCGAGCCCCGGGGCTGGGCCGAGCGTTGCTGATCGCGCTGCTGCTGTACTCGATCGGCACGTTTTTCCTGCTGTTCTCGGTGTATCTGCAGAATGCATTGCACGTCGACGCGCTGAGCGCGGGCCTCGTGTTCCTGCCGTTCGGCGTGGGGTTCCTGCTCGGGCCGCTGTCGACGCCTGTCTGCTCGCGTGTCATCGGCGCTTACGTCAATCCGTTCGGCATGAGCCTGGAGATCGTCGGGCTCGTCGGCCTCGCATGGTTGATCGACGTCACGCCGGTCGGGATGCCGCTCGCTGCCGTGCCGCTCGCCGCCGTTCTCTTCGTCATCGGTTTCGGACAAGGCCTCGCGCTGCCAACCCTGATGCGCATGGTGACGGGACGCGTCGCACCGGCGCTGTCCGGCATGATCGCCGGCATCGTCAGCTCGACGCTGCAGGTGAGCACGTCGCTCAGCGTGGCGATCATCGGCGGTATTTTCTATACGGTGCTCGGCACGCGCCAGGACCCGGCGGCCATCGCGCATGCGTTCATCGTCGCACTCCTGTCGATCTCGTCGTTCCTCGCCATCGGCGCCGCGCTGGGCCTCTCGCTCGCTCGTGCACCCGCCGCGCCCACCTCGCTGCCGGCCGCTGCCCGGCCGACCTTCGGCCCGGCGCGCAAACGGCCGTGATCGCCCGTCATCGCCAGTCGTCTCCCGTATCGACATTGGCCGCCGTAGCAGTCCGACCTGGAGGTCCTTCATGTTTTTCGTCGTTTCCTATCGCCGAGCCGCGGGTACGCGGTTCGATTCCCGTTACTACGTCGAGCAACACATTCCGCTGGTGGAAAAATCCTGGAAACCGTACGGACTCGAATACGTCGACGCTTTCTTCCCGGCACGTGAGGATAGCGAACTGATCGTCGTGGCGATGTGCCGCTTCAAGGACAGCTCGGCATTGGACGCCGCGTTCGCGTCCGCGGAGACGGCTCACGTCATGGCCGATATCGATGCGTTCACCGATATCGAACCCGATCGGCATATCGCGGACGTCTTCTCGCGCGTCCGCGCGCACACGCAAGCGGATCCGCGTCGTGGATAGCGTCACAGCAACCCCAGCGCCGACGCCTTGAGGGTCGCCGCGGCACGCGTCGAACATTCGAGCTTGCGGAACGCCTTCTCGACATGGGTTCGTACCGTGCTCGGACTCATCGCGAGCGCCTGCGCGACCTGCTTGTTGCTCGCGCCGCGGGAAATCGCCCGCAGGACGTCGATTTCCCGTGCGGACAGGCGCGGGCCAGCGGGCGACGGACGCGTGGCGGCGCGCCGGAGCACGGGCGCGCCACCCGTTACGAGCGCGGCGACCACTTCGCCGCACAACCGGCCGCACGCCGCTTCTTCCTGCAACTGGGCGGCGGCCGCCGCATCGCTCAGCGCCGCGCGCCACGGACGCGCCGAGCGCAACGCGACCCACGCCAGCGACGCCGCCAGCACACGCGCCTCCAGCGTCAGCGCCGCCTCGCGCGCGCCGCGAAAATAGCCCGAGCCGTCCAACCGTTCATAGGCATACGACGCAAGCACCGCGGCTTCGCCGAGCGCGCCGGTCTGCCTGCCGGCGCGCTCGGTCCAGTACGGCACGAGCCGCACCTTTTCCCACGCGCTCGCGGACAGCCGCGTCGCCAGATTCCACACGTCGTTCGGCACCGCGGCCCTGCCGATGCCATGAATCAGTCCGGCGCGGTACACGCGTTCGCGCGCCGCCGCGTCCGGCGAGAGACGGCCGTAACACGCGGCCGCCGTCACGGCGACCGAACGCGAAAAACCCGTCATCCACGGCAGTTTCAGATCGATGACGTCCGCAATCAATTCCGCGGACGTCGCGCCCTGCATGTCCGGTGTGGCCAATGCAGCGTCCAGGTCGGCAGGCGCCATGTGCTCGAGCGCCGCCAGCCAGCGCGGCGCCTCACGCGCAGCCGTCTCGACGAGCATGGCCGGGTAGCGTGACCCCGCGCGTTGCCCGATCAGTTCGACGGCCCGCTCGATGCCGTACGTGCGGCTGAACACGTCGAGGTCGCCCGCGAGCGCGACGATCGACACGGCGGGCGGCACCTGTTCGTGTGCGAGCCGGGCGGGCAGCCCGTTGCCGTCCCAGGTTTCGAAGATATGCCGCAGCGCGGTTTCCGTCGCGCTGGACAGACCGAGGATTCGCGCCACCTCGCCCGAGACTTCGCAATGGATTTGTGCAAGCGGGATCATTGCGGCGCCCGCGCCGCCGATCGCTTCGGCCATGCCGGGCCGGCTCTCGAGCATCGCGGCGCGGCTCGCGACGTCGTCGCCGAATACCTGCGCGAAACCCGCCGCGTTCGCTGTGCAGCCCGACCAGCGCAACAGCGCCACTTCGCACGCCGTGTCGCACACCGATCCGTCGAATCGTGCCGCGTGCGCGAGCCGTGACGCCAGCCAGCCGGTGCGCGGCGAATGGTCGGTCGGCTGGCCCATGCTGAGATCGCCGATGAAGGCCAGCGCGCGTACGGCGTCGACTATGCGCAGCGGGGCGTGAGGGGCTTGGGCGTCGGACATCGGGCGGGGCCGGGACGTTTGCAAGGATGGGAAAACGATCATACGCGACGGCGTCGCGGCGTGCACGAGCATGCGCGTCGGGGCTCGGGGTTCGCCGCGGCCGGCCCGGCGCGAAGTCCGCCGGCCTCGGTGCGGGCAACCGGAGGACGTCGCCATCGGACATCTGACCGATAGCGGCAAGGCCGGGCGATTGCGATACTCGGCGCACTGGAGATCCGGGCGGCACCGCATCCGCATGGCGGAAGCCCTGCATATCGGCCGGAACGACGACTCAATATATGAAGGAATGCAAATGGCTGACCGCTACCCCGAATTTCGTCCCCCTGCCGACGAACAATGGCTGAAACGGTACTACTTTTCCCGGGCGATATTCTCGCTGATCTGGGTCGCGCTGGCGTTTGCCGTCGGCCGGCAGAGCGCGGCCGGCGCGGCGGTCCTGCTGGTCGTCTATCCGGCCTGGGATGCGCTCGCCAATTTCGTCGACCTGTCCCGCAGCGGCGGGATGGCGGCAAACCGCACGCAGGCAGTCAATGTGGCGATCAGCGCTGTCACGACACTGGCGGTATTTCCGGCGTTGAATGCGGGCTTGCCCTCAGTACTCACGGTGTTCGGCGTGTGGGCGATTCTCTCCGGCGTGCTGCAGCTCGGCACCGCCGTGCGACGCTGGAAGCTTGCCGGCGCACAGTGGGTGATGATCCTGAGCGGTGCGCAATCGGCACTGGCCGGCCTGTTCTTCATCGTCCAACGCCATGCGCCGATGCCGCCCGCGATCGTCAAGATCGCGGGCTACGCGGGAGTCGGTGCGCTTTATTTCCTGATATCCGCGATTTGGCTGCAGGTGCGAGGGATGCGACGCAGCGTGTCGTGAGCGCCCGGATGCGACGCTGCCGTAGCAGGGTGTCGCGCCGGCCACTCGCCGCGTGGCGCATCCGTTGCGCAGGCCTCGCACCGCGACCTGACGTCGTGCGAATGCCCTACCGCTCCACCGGCGGCCGCAGGATGTCGCGCGGAATCGCCGCGATCAGCACGCAGCTGACCAGCAGGCACGCGCCCAGTGCGTAGGTCCCGTTGTTGATGTTGCCGGTCATCTGCTTGGCGACGCCGGTGATCATCGAGCCCGTGAAGCCGGACAGGTTACCCACCGAGTTGATCAGCGCAATGCCGGCGGCCGCGGCCGTGCCGGACAGGATCTGCCCCGGAAAGGTCCAGTAGATCGGCATCAGCGCGAGGATGCCGCACGTGGCGATGGTCAGGAATACGATCGACAGCGCCACGTTGTGCGCGAACGCCGCGCTCAGGATCAGGAAGACGCCGCCGATCAGCGCGGGAATCGCCGCATGCAGGCGTCGCTCGCCGGTCCTGCGCGAGTGCGACGCGTTCCACACCATCGCGAAGATCGCGGTCAGGTACGGAATGGCCGTCAGCACACCGATGTGCAGCGGGCTCTGCACGCCCGACGCGCGGATGATCGACGGCAGCCAGAACGCCAGCCCGTAGAAGCCGGTATTGAAGGTCAGCAGGATGAAGGTGAGCAGCCAGACGCGCGGGCTGCGCAGCGCGGCGCCGATGCTGTGCGACTTGTGCGCGGCCTCGGCTTCGAGGTTGCGCGACAGCACCGCCTTTTCGTCGGCGGACAGCCACTTCGCCGACTGCGGGCCGTCGCCCAGGCACGCCAGCACGATGAACGCCACCACGATCGACGGCAGCCCTTCGAGCAGCAGCATCCACTGCCAGCCGCTCATGCCCGACAAGCCGTGCGTCTGCTCCATCAGCCAGCCCGACAGCACGCTGCCGAGCGTCAGGCTCAGCGGGATCGCGACCAGGAAGCCCGACATCGCCACGCTCTGGCGCCGCGCGGGGAACCAGTAGTTCATGTACAGGATGACGCCCGGGAAAAACCCCGCTTCGCACAGCCCCAGCAGGAAGCGCAGCGTGTAGAACATCGTGGTCGTCTGCACGTGGAAGAACTGTGCGAGCGGCACGATGAACGCCATCGACGACGACACGATGCCCCACGTGATCATGATCCGTGCGATCCAGAAGCGCGCGCCGTAGCGGTGCAGCAACAGGTTGCTGGGCATCTCGAACAGGAAATAGCCCCAGAAGAAGATGCTGGCGCCGAGCGCATAGACGCCGTCGCTCAGGCTCAGGTCGTCGAGCATCTGCAGCTTGGCGAAGCCCACGTTGACGCGGTCCAGGTAGGCCACGACGTAGCAGAGCAGCAGCAACGGCAGGATGCGCCGCATGACCTTGCGATAAAGGGCGTCTTCGGACGAGTCGGCCGCGGCCGGTGCGGCAGCGGCCTGCGTAAGGGATGGCATCGGTCTGTCTCCTGTTTATGTCGATCTTTTTCGTACCGGCGAGTGCATTTGACGCATCGATGTTACCGATAACATCCGGTGGCAAAAAAAAGCCGGCGAGGCGACGGGAGCGATCAGCACGTTGATACCGGTAACAAAATCGAAGGTAGCACGTCGCAACAGACACGTACAAGTGTCGCCGGACGCGTGGTTTCCCTAGTACGACCCTCACCGCGACGGGCACGCCGCGACCGTGCCTGAACGATATGCCGCACCGGTATGATGTAGCCTTTCCGGCTCTCTCCCGATCGCGATTCCGATGCCCAGCCCCACCGCCGTCCGGCCCGCCGGGCCGCCCCGCATGTCCGACGTAGCGCGCCTCGCCGGCGTATCGAAGATGACGGTATCGCGCGTGCTCGCGGGCCACAGCGTGGCCGCCGAGACGCGTGCACGGGTCTGCGAGGCCATCGACCGGCTCGGCTACGTGGCGGATGCCGCCGCCGGCGCGCTGTCGTCGGGGCGCTCGGAATTCGTCGCGGTACTGGTGCCGTCGCTGTCGAGCTCCAACTTCTCGGACACCGTGCGCGGCCTGACCGATGCGCTCGAACCGCATGGCCTGCAACTGCTGCTCGGCGACACCGACTACGACCTCGAACGTGAAGAGCGGCTGGTCCGTTCGATGCTGCGGCACCAGCCGCGCTGCATCGCGCTGACGGGGTCGCAGCACACCGACGCGACGCGCAAGGTATTGGAGCGCTCCGCGATTCCCGTGGTCGAGATGTGGGACCTGCCCACGCGCCCGATCGATACTGCCGTGGGCTTCTCGAACGTGCGGGCCGCCCGTGCGATGGTGCGCCACCTGGCCGAGCGTGGGTATCGGCGCATCGGCTTTCTCGTCGGTGCGAGCGAACTCGATCGCCGCGGCCTCGATCGGCTCAAGGGCTACCAGGCGGAGATCAAGGCGCTGGGCCTGGGCGAACCGCGCGTCGTGCGGCTCGGCGAATCGCCGATCACGATGAGCCACGGCGGGCCGGCGATGGCGGCGCTGCTGGAGCGCTGGCCCGACACCGACGCGGTAATGTGCGTGAGCGACATGTCGGCGTTCGGCGCGATCATGGAATGTCACCGGCGCGGGCTGTCAGTGCCTGCCGACATCGCAGTGGCCGGCTTCGGGAACTTCGAAGTGGCGACCTGCTGCCACCCGACCATCACGACCGTGTCGGTCGACGCGTACGGCATCGGGCTGCGCACGGGCGAGGCGTTGCTGGCGGCGCTGCAAGCCCGTGACGGCGGCGAGCCGGCCGCATCGAAAAGCATCCGGATCGACTACACGATCATCGCGCGGGAAAGCGCCTGACGGGCCGACGGCCGGGCGCGCGCCGACGCGCGACGTGCGCGGCCTCGCATCGCCCCCCCTGGCCTGCATCTGCGCCACGCGCACACGAAATCCTTCCGCTACGCAAAAAACCCGTGCTAACATCCAATCGATGTTACCGGTACCATCCGGCACGCGAAATCAAGAAGGCCCTTCGGAGACAGCCTGCCATGTCACACACCCCTCGCCGTCTGCGCAGCCAGGAATGGTTCGACGATCCCGCGCACGCAGACATGACCGCGCTCTATGTCGAGCGCTTCATGAACTACGGGTTGACGCGCGAGGAACTGCAATCGGGCCGCCCCGTCATCGGCATCGCGCAGACGGGCAGCGACCTGGCGCCGTGCAACCGCCATCACATCGAGCTGGCCGAACGCACGAAGGCCGGCATCCGCGATGCGGGCGGCATTCCGATGGAGTTCCCCGTGCATCCGCTGGCCGAGCAAAGCCGCCGGCCCACCGCCGCGCTCGACCGCAACCTCGCGTACCTCGGGCTGGTGGAAGTGCTGCACGGCTTTCCATTGGACGGCGTGGTGCTGACGACCGGCTGCGACAAGACCACGCCGGCGTGCCTGATGGCGGCCGCCACCGTCGACCTGCCCGCGATCGTGCTGTCGGGCGGCCCGATGCTCGACGGCTGGCACGAGGGCAAGCGGGTCGGCTCGGGCACGGTGATCTGGCATGCGCGCAACCTGCTCGCCGCCGGCGAGATCGACTACGAAGGCTTCATGCAGCTGACCACGGCTTCGTCGCCGTCGATCGGCCACTGCAACACGATGGGCACCGCGCTGTCGATGAACAGCCTGGCCGAGGCGCTCGGCATGTCGTTGCCGGGCTGCGCGAGCATTCCCGCCGCCTACCGCGAGCGCGGCCAGATGGCTTACGCGACCGGCAAGCGCGCGGTCGAGCTCGTTCGCGAAGACCTGCGCCCGTCGACGATCATGACGCGCGCGGCGTTCGAGAATGCGATCGTCGTCGCGTCCGCGCTCGGCGCATCGACCAACTGCCCGCCGCACCTGATCGCGATTGCGCGCCACATGGGCGTCGAGCTGAGCCTGGAAGACTGGCAACGCTTCGGTGAAACCGTGCCGCTGCTCGTCAACTGCATGCCGGCCGGCGAATACCTCGGCGAAAGCTTCCACCGCGCCGGCGGCGTGCCCGCCGTGCTGCGCCAGCTCGATGCGGCGGGGCTGCTGCGGCGCGACTGCCTGACCGTGTCGGGCCGCGCGATCGGCGAGATCGCCGACACCGCGCAGGACGCCGACCGCGACGTGATCCGCACGCCCGACGCGCCGCTCAAGCATGGCGCCGGCTTCATGGTGCTGTCGGGCAACTTCTTCGACAGCGCCATCATGAAGATGTCGGTGGTGGGCGACGCGTTCCGCCGGACCTATCTTTCCGAGCCGGGCGCGGAGAACACTTTCGAAGCGCGCGCGATCGTGTTCGACGGCCCCGAGGACTACCACGCGCGCATCAACGATCCGGCGCTGAACATCGACGAGCGCTGCATCCTCGTGATCCGCGGCTGCGGCACGGTCGGCTACCCGGGCAGCTCGGAAGTCGTGAACATGGCGCCGCCGGCCGAGCTGGTGAAGCGCGGCGTGACGTCGCTGCCGTGCCTGGGCGACGGCCGCCAGAGCGGCACGTCGGCCAGCCCGTCGATCCTCAACGTGTCGCCGGAAGCCGCGATCGGCGGCGGCCTCGCGCTGCTGCGCACGAACGACCGCGTTCGCGTGGACCTGAATCGCCGCAGCGTCGACGTGCTCGT encodes:
- a CDS encoding LacI family DNA-binding transcriptional regulator — protein: MPSPTAVRPAGPPRMSDVARLAGVSKMTVSRVLAGHSVAAETRARVCEAIDRLGYVADAAAGALSSGRSEFVAVLVPSLSSSNFSDTVRGLTDALEPHGLQLLLGDTDYDLEREERLVRSMLRHQPRCIALTGSQHTDATRKVLERSAIPVVEMWDLPTRPIDTAVGFSNVRAARAMVRHLAERGYRRIGFLVGASELDRRGLDRLKGYQAEIKALGLGEPRVVRLGESPITMSHGGPAMAALLERWPDTDAVMCVSDMSAFGAIMECHRRGLSVPADIAVAGFGNFEVATCCHPTITTVSVDAYGIGLRTGEALLAALQARDGGEPAASKSIRIDYTIIARESA
- a CDS encoding IlvD/Edd family dehydratase, giving the protein MSHTPRRLRSQEWFDDPAHADMTALYVERFMNYGLTREELQSGRPVIGIAQTGSDLAPCNRHHIELAERTKAGIRDAGGIPMEFPVHPLAEQSRRPTAALDRNLAYLGLVEVLHGFPLDGVVLTTGCDKTTPACLMAAATVDLPAIVLSGGPMLDGWHEGKRVGSGTVIWHARNLLAAGEIDYEGFMQLTTASSPSIGHCNTMGTALSMNSLAEALGMSLPGCASIPAAYRERGQMAYATGKRAVELVREDLRPSTIMTRAAFENAIVVASALGASTNCPPHLIAIARHMGVELSLEDWQRFGETVPLLVNCMPAGEYLGESFHRAGGVPAVLRQLDAAGLLRRDCLTVSGRAIGEIADTAQDADRDVIRTPDAPLKHGAGFMVLSGNFFDSAIMKMSVVGDAFRRTYLSEPGAENTFEARAIVFDGPEDYHARINDPALNIDERCILVIRGCGTVGYPGSSEVVNMAPPAELVKRGVTSLPCLGDGRQSGTSASPSILNVSPEAAIGGGLALLRTNDRVRVDLNRRSVDVLVDEDELARRRETASFTVPQAQTPWQELYRRFVGQLSTGGCLEPATLYLKVIEQRGNPRHSH